AAACCACTGAACAATGTGGCATACCAGTGCGGGAAGGCAGCAAACATCGCGCCCCCTGCCGTAATCAGCCATACTTCATTACCATCCCAGAACGGACCGATCGAGTTGATCAGAGTCCGACGTTCGCGGTCCGTTTTGGCGATAATACCTGTAGACATCCCCACACCAAAATCAAAACCTTCCAAAAAGAAGAAACCAACAAACAATACGGCAATCAGCAAAAACCACAACTCACTTAGTGACAACGGAATAACCTCCATCCACGCCGAACGGATCGGCCGATTCATCGTGATCTTCTGGCTTCTCGACCGCAAACGGCCCTGCCTTGATCTCACGTACGAACAGGTATACCATCACGATACCGAGAACCGTATACGCAGCTGTGAACGCAATGGTCGAGAACAGGATCATTCCTGCGGATACATTCGGTGAGACTCCGGCTTCGGTGGTCATATAACCAAATACCGTCCATGGCTGTCTTCCAACCTCGGTCATAATCCAACCTGATGTATTGGCGATAAACGGCAAGGATATAGCAAATACCATCAGACGCATAAACCACTTCCCAGCGACCTCCAGCTTCTTACGCATGGCTAGGAACGTACCGTATAGCGCCAGTGCAATCATCAAACCACCCGCTGCAATCATGATACGGAAACTCCAGAACGTTGTCCGTACTGGCGGGATATAATCCCCCGGTCCATACGTCTGTTCATACTCAGCTTGAAGCTCCTTCATGCCTTTGACACTACCAGAGAACTTGCTGTAGGACAGGTAACTGAGCAATCCAGGGATTTTGATCTCACCCGTACTCTCCTGTTTATCCGGATCGATAAAAGCGACCACCGTCCATGGTGCCGGATCTTCTGTCGTTGTCCATGTTCCTTCACTGGCTGCCATCTTCATCGGCTGTGTCTCCACGAGATATTGAGCCTGGAAGTGTCCGGAGAAAGCTACACCAAACGAGGAAACAAGAGCGATAATGATCGCGATATTAAACGATTTGCGGAAGATCTCCACATCCTGCTTTTTCATCAATTTGTAGGCACTGATCCCGGTTACGACGAAGGCCCCTGTCATCAATGCCCCAAAAATCGTATGTGGGAACTCGACGAGCAACTGACCATTCGTGATGAGTGCAAAGAAATCATTCATCTCGGCTCGGCCGTTGTTAATCTCAAACCCGACCGGATGTTGCATAAATGAATTGGCTGCCAGAATCCACAGCGCAGACAGGAATGTGCCAACAAACACCAGCCAGATGCAGGCCAGATGCACTTTTTTGGACAAACGATCCCATCCGAATATCCACAATCCAATAAATGTAGACTCCATAAAAAACGCCAGTAGCGCTTCAATAGCCAGTGGCGCACCGAACACGTCCCCGACAAATCGGGAGTACTCGGACCAGTTCATACCGAACTGGAACTCTTGCAAAATACCTGTGACTACCCCGACGGCAAAGTTAATCAGGAACAGCTTGCCCCAGAACTTGGCCATCGTTTTGTAGATTTCCTTACCCTTAACAACGTACAACGTCTCCATGATCGCAACCAACAGTACAAGACCGATGGATAGCGGGACAAAAAAGAAATGGAAAATCGTTGTAAGTGCATATTGGATACGCGATAACATAATCGGATCCATACCGTTACCCCTTCTTTCTGTTCACTTCGCAGTATGCGTATTTGGCATTGAAGCTGCACCTTCGCTGTCTGTCCGCCAAATACGTTGATGAACGTATTGTGCCAGATTACCTATTTTATACATGTGAGAATTATCACAATCTTCCTCTCTAGAGCAAAAAAAAGTGATCCTGGTCACACAAAAGATAAAATTCAGCCTATTATCACAGCTTGCCAACTGCATCTATTCATGGAAGATACTCATGTTTGGGACGGAATGCCCATATGTTAGTCTCAGGCATATCATGCGAAGTACCGTGAGGGCTTTACATATGAAGTGAAAGCATGAAGCACATGCAGAGCGAATGACGCTCCATATTACAGTCAAGGTGAGGTGAACTATTCATGGAAAAACCTGCACCACTGCCAGGTGAAGACACCGAAGCCAGCCTGGATAAGGCCAGTACAACACAGCCCCCTATCCGGTATGTTCTCTTCCCTCGCAAAGGAGGCTGGTCATCCTTTCCCTATCCCGATATTGCTGCACTGCTGTCGATCGAGGGAGAGGTCTACTATGTCAGCAGCCTGACGCAAACAGAAGATGTACCTCCGGTCATTACCGCCATCTCCCTCCCTGAGGCAGAGCAGCTATTGCTGGAACCTCGCACCGTAGCCGTGGTCGCCCATCCCTACTGGCTAATAGCTACGGCTTCGCTGGAGCCTGAGCTATGTATTGCCCTGCTCCCTGAGCCTGCTGGAAACGAAGCAGAATCTCCGCTATGGGAGAGCAGTATTTCCAAACTGGTCGGCATCGCCGATCTGGTAGGCACATCCTCCGAAACACGTTATATGAAGCTGTTATTCCAAGGCGTACGTGTTATCTGGCTGGGCGGCGAAGACCCTGCACCTGCGGGTACGATGCAAAAGGATGATCTCGAAGTCCCTCTCCGGGACTACGAACTGTTCTTCCTGCATGCGCTGCGGCAGGTCTTGTCAGGCACTCCGGATAGCGTCACCCTGCTTCAATGCAGTGTACGTGCCGACTTCTACCGCCAGCTTCGTGCCAAAGCAGGCCCACATGAGACGATATCCTTTTTGCTGGCAGCCTATGAGTACTTGCTTGAAGATCCGCGGGCCGTCCATTCGTTGC
This Paenibacillus xylanexedens DNA region includes the following protein-coding sequences:
- a CDS encoding cytochrome ubiquinol oxidase subunit I; the encoded protein is MDPIMLSRIQYALTTIFHFFFVPLSIGLVLLVAIMETLYVVKGKEIYKTMAKFWGKLFLINFAVGVVTGILQEFQFGMNWSEYSRFVGDVFGAPLAIEALLAFFMESTFIGLWIFGWDRLSKKVHLACIWLVFVGTFLSALWILAANSFMQHPVGFEINNGRAEMNDFFALITNGQLLVEFPHTIFGALMTGAFVVTGISAYKLMKKQDVEIFRKSFNIAIIIALVSSFGVAFSGHFQAQYLVETQPMKMAASEGTWTTTEDPAPWTVVAFIDPDKQESTGEIKIPGLLSYLSYSKFSGSVKGMKELQAEYEQTYGPGDYIPPVRTTFWSFRIMIAAGGLMIALALYGTFLAMRKKLEVAGKWFMRLMVFAISLPFIANTSGWIMTEVGRQPWTVFGYMTTEAGVSPNVSAGMILFSTIAFTAAYTVLGIVMVYLFVREIKAGPFAVEKPEDHDESADPFGVDGGYSVVTK
- a CDS encoding tetratricopeptide repeat protein, with the protein product MEKPAPLPGEDTEASLDKASTTQPPIRYVLFPRKGGWSSFPYPDIAALLSIEGEVYYVSSLTQTEDVPPVITAISLPEAEQLLLEPRTVAVVAHPYWLIATASLEPELCIALLPEPAGNEAESPLWESSISKLVGIADLVGTSSETRYMKLLFQGVRVIWLGGEDPAPAGTMQKDDLEVPLRDYELFFLHALRQVLSGTPDSVTLLQCSVRADFYRQLRAKAGPHETISFLLAAYEYLLEDPRAVHSLQEAFTHAVMNGRSDCVISHYRFLSAIHARAGELEDALRVYGISASDEQERHHYEQLCRWLEAGEDQLVRAELLRMNDDYGNALRILDELGGETARHWKFRIYQETGRVEEALALVHAVDIQDDASRRDYQQLSGSALALRGERHGAVRHFLETALEDEDALARIVELELLDHAVQQLLGEVP